GGTTTAAAACCCAATTATAAAAAAAGAATAGCTATTAATGAAAATATAGCTATTTTAACTTATTTTTTAGTGGAATCCACAGTTACTGCAAGTTTCACACATTTCTTCATCAGATGGTGGAACTTTACCAGTTTCTTGAAGTAAAACAGAAACAAAATAATAGTCTGTTCCATTATCAGAAGATTTTGTAACAGGTGAAATTCCTTTAAACTGTGCACTGATATCTCCAGTATTACCAATATCTACTTTAATTGGTTCAAACATTTTAAAACGTTCAAAGTATTCCATAACTTCATTTTTAAGGTCTTCTGGAACTTTAAAATTAAATGAAAGCATATTATCTTCTTTCATTGTAAGACCAACATAACTTTGATCAATCTCTAAATTAAGTCCTAAATGTTTTTTGAAAATAACTATATTATCAATATTTGATGATGTCATAAATAACAAATTGCTTTTAAATATTATATAAATATTGCCCCACTTGTTAGCAATTTATTATAATTTTAATATTTTAAAGAATTATCATAAATCTTAATGAATTATCACGATTTATAATAAGCTTTAAATAAAAAAAAATTCAAAAATATTTAATGTTATTAAATAATATAATTCTATATAATTTAACTTTTATTTAACAAATTTACTTTATTAGGTGTTTATTTTGAATGAATATAATAAAAATATTGGAAGGAGAATTAGAGAACTAAGAGAACTTTCCGATATATCCACCAAAGAAATTGCAGATTTATTGGACATTGAAGAGGAATTATACAATAAATATGAAAATGGAGAAACTGATATTCCAGCTAGTTTCTTATATGAACTTGCAAATAAATTTGAAGTTGATTTAGGACTAATTTTAACTGGTGAAGAAACTAGAATGAGTATTTTTGATGTAACTCGTGCAAATAAAGGAGTATCAATTAAAAGAAGAAAAGAATACCATTATGAAAATTTATGTGAAAGATTCATGCATAAAAAAGCAGAAATGTTTATTGTGACTGTAGATCCTAAAGAAGATGCAGTTCCTTCTTTAAATACCCACCCTGGTCAAGAATTTAACTATGTTCTTGAAGGCAGTTTAAAAATATATATTCACAACAATGAAATTGTTTTAAATGAAGGAGATTCCATAATATTCGATTCAAACCATAGACATGCAATGATCGCACTTAATGATAAAAAAGCTAAGTTTTTAGCTGTTATAATGTAATTTTAATGAGGTTTTATATATGACAACCTTAATAGGAGATTTCGTAAATAGAGTGGATTTTAAATCCTATGAAGATTTTTATGAAAATTTCGAACTAAAATACAACGAAGATTATAACTTCGGTTTTGATGTAGTAGACAAATATGCAGAGATAGATCCAGAAAAAGTAGCTTTAATCTGGGTTAATGAAGAAGGCGAAGAACATATTTTCACATTTGAAGATATGAAAAAATACAGTAACAAAGTTGCAAACTTATTCAAAAGGTTAGGCATTAACAAAGGTGATAAAGTAATGCTTACTTTAAAAAATAGGTATGAATTCTGGTTCTGTATGGTTGCACTTCATAAAATTGGAGCTATTGTTATTCCTGCAACACATATGTTGAAACTTCATGATATTGACTTTAGATTAAAAAAAGCTAATGTTAAACTTGTTGTATCCGTTGAAGAAGATGATTTAATTTCTGATTATAACACTGCAGAAAAAGAATTAAGAATTGACTTGAAAAAATTAGTAATTGAAAGAGATATTGACGGTTGGATTAACTTTAACAAAGCTATTGAAGAAGAAAGTGATGTTTTCGAAAGACCAACCGGTGAAGATGCAACAAAAGCAGATGAACCATTTTTAATATATTTCACATCTGGAACTAGTGGACTTCCAAAAATGGTTGCACATAAACATACTTACAGTTTAGGTCACATCCCTACAGCAAAATATTGGCATAATGTTAAAGAAGATGGAATCCATCATACTTCTGCAGACACTGGATGGGGAAAAGCTGTTTGGGGAAATCTCTATGGACAATGGATTGCAGGAACCACAGTATTTATCTACGACTATGAACGTTTTAATGGAATTAAATTACTTGAAAAAATCATAGAATATAAAGTAAATACCTTCTGTGCACCTCCAACAATCTACAGATTCTTAATTAAAGAAAACATTGAAGGATATGATTTCTCTAATCTAAGTTATGTAACTACTGCAGGTGAACCATTACCTCCAGAAGTATCTAAAAAATTCAAAGAAATCTCTGGTTTAACAATTAAAGAAGGATTTGGACAAACAGAAAGTACTTTAATGATTGGAACCTTCATTTGGCTTGATGCTAAACTTGGTTCTATTGGTAAACCAAGCCCATTATTCAATGTAGAGCTTTTAGATAAAGATGGTGAAATCGTAGATATTGGAGATGAAGGAGAAATATCCATAAATGTATCTGAAGGTGTAAAACCAGGATTATTTAAAGAATACTATAAAGATCCTGAAAAACAAGCAGCTAGCTGGTATGATGGACATTACCACTGTGGAGATACTGCTTGGATGGATGAAGAAGGATATTATCATTTCATAGGAAGAAACGATGACATTATTAAAAGTTCTGGATACCGTATTGGACCATATGAAGTAGAAAGTGCTGTTCTTTCACATGATGCAGTTTCAAATTGTGCTATTACTGGATATCCTGACCCTATAAGGGGACAAATTGTAAAAGCAACTATCATATTACAACCAGGATATGAAGAAAGTGAAGAACTTATTAAAGATATCCAAAACCATGTGAAAAAAACAACTGCTCCATATAAATATCCTAGATTAATTGAGTTTGTTGATGAAATTCCAGAAACAATTAGTGGAAAAATAAGAAGAGTAGAAATTAGGGAGAAAGATAACTCCAATTAAATAAAAGATGGTGAAAGTATTATGATAACCGATGGAAACCCTTATCCTGTAATACATAAAGAAGAATGCAAAGGATGTCAAAGATGTATAATAGCATGTGCAAAAGATGCTATTAGTCTTAGTAGCGAATTCAATAATGCAGGTTATCCATATGCTTATTATAAAGGTGAAGGATGTATAGCATGTAAAGATTGTTATTATACATGCCCTGAACCATTAGCTATTGAGATTTACAACTTTAAAAGACCAAATAATGATATTGCAGTAATGATTCAAAGTAAAGTAAGGAGGAAACATAATGAGTAATCAAATGGTAAAAGGAAATACCGCTGTTATTATTGGTGCAATGTATGCTGGCTGTGACTGTTTCTTTGGATACCCAATTACCCCAGCTAGTGAAATCTTACACGAAGCATCAAAATATTTCCCAATGGTAGGAAGAAACTTCGTTCAAGCAGAAAGTGAAGAAGCTTCAATTAACATGATTTATGGTGGAGCAGCTACTGGACACAGAGTAATGACTGCATCCTCTGGACCAGGTATTAGTTTAATGCAAGAAGGATTCACATATTTAGCAGGAGCAGAATTACCTGCAGTTATTGTAGATATTATGAGAGCAGGACCTGGACTTGGAAATATTGGTCCTGAACAAGGAGATTATAATCAAATTGTTAAAGGTGGAGGGCATGGAAACTATAAAAATATAGTTTTAGCTCCAAATAGTGTTCAAGAAATGTGTGATTTAACAATTAAAGCATTTGAACTAGCTGATAAATATAAAAACCCTGTTGTAGTATTAGCTGATGGTACTTTAGGCCAAATGGCAGAACCATTAAAATTCCCAACAGAAGCTATTGAACCAGAGATAGATGACTCATGGGCAGTTCGTGGAAGTAAAGAAACAATGAAAAATCTCGTTACTTCAATCTTCCTTGATTTTAAACAATTAGAAAACTTTAACTTTGAACTTCAAGAAAAATACGATCTTATTTCAAAAGAAGAAGTTATTACTGAAGAATATCAGCTTGAAGATGCAGATATCGTTTTAGTTTCCTATGGAATAAGTAGTAGAATAGCTAGGACTGCTGTAGACAAATCTCGTGAAAAAGGATTAAAAGTAGGATTATTAAGACCAATTACTTTATTCCCATTCCCAGAAGAAAGAATTAAAGAATTAGGAGATAAAGGAGTTAAATTTATTTCTGTAGAAATGAGTAATGGTCAATTATTAGAAGATATACAACTTGCAGCATGTAGAAAAGATGATACTTACCTTGTTAACAGAATGGGTGGTAATCTTCTTGAATTAAGAGATGTTTTAGAAAAAATCGATGAAGTTGCAGGATTAAATGATTAAGGATGTGAAAAGATGAGTAAAAAAAGTTTCAGTACAGATAAAGCAAGAAATTTAGACTTAAGAATATTTAAACATCCTGAATCTATTTATGATTCTTTCCCAAGAAAAGGAGAAACAAATCAAACAACAACCCACTACTGTGCAGGATGTGGACATGGAGTTCTCCATAAATTAATTGGAGAAGTAATGGATGAACTTGAAATACAAGACAGATCTGTTATGATTTCCCCAGTAGGTTGTGCAGTATTTGCATATTACTACTTTAACTGTGGAAATGTACAAACTGCTCATGGAAGAGCACCTGCAGTAGCAACTGGAATTTCCAGAGCTGAAGATAATGCAATTGTAATGAGTTACCAAGGAGATGGAGATTTAGCATCCATTGGATTAAATGAAACCTTACAAGCAGCTAATCGTGGAGAAAAAATTGTTGTTTTCTTTGTTAACAACACTGTTTATGGTATGACTGGTGGACAAATGGCTCCAACTACTCTTGTTGGTGAAAAAACAATCACTTCACAAAATGGAAGAGATCCAGCATATGCAGGTTATCCAATACATATGTGTGAGTTAATAAACACTTTAAAAGCACCAGTATATATTGAAAGGGTCTCATTAGCTACTCCTGAAAAAATTAAATTAGCTAAAATGGCTATTAGAAATGCTTTACAAATCCAAAAAGAAGGAAAAGGATATGCATTTGTTGAAGTATTATCCCCATGTCCTACTAACCTTAAACAATCCGCATATGATGCTCAAGCATTTATTGAAGAAAAAATGGAAAAAGAATTCCCTGTTAAAAACTTCAGAAACAGATATGGTGAAGTAGAACCTGTTATTAGACCTGAAAATGATTACAGCATTGAATCTTTAGATGAAATATTTAATGTTGAAAGAGGGTCTGAAGATGATTTTGTTGATGATCCTGATTTAAAACCATTATCTATTAAAGTTACTGGATTTGGTGGTCAAGGGGTATTAAGTGCTGGTTTAACAATTGCACAAGCAGCTTGTAGTGAAGGAAAACATGTATCATGGTATCCAAGTTATGGTCCAGAACAAAGAGGAGGAAACTCAAATTGTTCTATTGTAATTTCAGGAGAAACTATAGGAACACCTGTTGTTGATGACATTGATATTTTAATTGCTTTAAATAAACCATCACTTGAAAAATTCTCCAAAGATGTTAAAGAAGGAGGAGTTATAATTTACGATTCACGTATTGGAGAATTTACAACTGACAAGGATATTGAAGTAATCGCAGTACCTTCTGTTGAAATAGCTGAAGAACATGGAAATGCTAGAACAGCAAATACTGCTCTTCTTGGAGTTTTAATGGAATTAAGAAAAAGTATCTCACCTGAAGCTTATGAGAATGCTATTAAACAAATGTTTGCTTCCAAACCAAAAGTTATCGATGTAAACATTGATGTTTTAAAAGCTGGATCTCAATGGATGAAAGATAACTCATAAAAAATGTGGTTCAATGACATACAAAGAAATAGCTAAAAAATATTTAGAAACTAATGGAATTACCATAGGAGATACAATCAAAGTTAAAAAAGAAGATATCTCCTATGAAGGTATTTTATTAGACAGATCTGAAGATAGTGAAGATGGCTATCTTGTTTTAAAACTAGACAGTGGATATAATATTGGAGTAGCTATTGAAAATACTGAAGCTGAATTAATTGAAAAAGGAGATAAACCAAAAATAGGTTATGAAGGTGGAGAAATAGAAAAAGACCCTAATAAAATGGACATTTCTATTATCTCTACTGGAGGAACTGTTTCTTCAATTATAGATTATAAAACTGGTGCAGTTCACCCTGCATTTACAGCGGAAGATTTACTTAGAGCTAACCCAGAACTTTTAGATTATGCAAATTACAATGTTGAAGCACTTTATAATATTTTAAGTGAAAATATGAAACCTAAATATTGGGTTGAAGCTGCTGAATCAATAGCTGATGATATATCAGAAGGTAGTGACGGTATTGTAATTGCTCATGGTACTGATACCCTACATTATACATCAGCAGCACTTAGTTTTATGTTGGAAACTCCAGTTCCAATTATTATTACTGGTGCTCAAAGAAGTTCTGATAGACCTTCAACTGATGCTCATGTAAATCTTATTGACTCTGTAATAGCTGCAAAATCTGATTTAGCTGAAGTTAGTGTTTGTATGCATGGAAGCCTTGATGATAACTACACATACCTTCATAAAGGAACTAAAGTTAGAAAAATGCACACTTCAAGAAGAGATACCTTTAGAAGTATTAACTTTGAACCAATAGCTAAAATAGAGAATGAATCTATAGAAATTAACCCTCATTACAATTACACAAAAAGAAATGAAAAAGAATTGAAGGTTAATACAGCTATTGAAGAAAAAGTTGGATTCATTAAAAGTTTCCCTGGTATTTCTGAAGAGTTTATTGAATATCATATTGATAAAGGATATAAAGGACTTGTTATTGAAGGAACTGGTCTTGGACATGTCCCAGATAACTTAATTAAATCATTAAGTAGAGCAAATGATGAAAATATTCCAGTTGTTATGACTTCCCAATGTTTATATGGAAGAGTAAATATGAATGTTTACAGTACTGGACGTGAAATCATTGATGCAGGAGTTATTTCTGGAAGAGATATGACCCCTGAAACAGCTTATGTAAAATTATCTTGGGTTTTAGGTCAAAGCGAAGATAAAAAAGAAGTTGAAAAATTGATGAACACAAATATTGCTGGAGAGTTTAATGAAAAGTCTTCAATAAAATATTTCTTAAATTAAAGGTTGTGAAATAATGGATTGGGAAAAATTAGGACTTAAAATGGGACTTGAAATTCATCAGCAATTAAATACTCAACATAAATTATTCTGTCCATGTAAAACAGAACTTATTGATGATGAACATAATGAATTAATAAGAAGAAATTTAAGACCAACACAAAGTGAATTAGGTGAAATTGACAGAGCTGCTCTTCAAGAATCACTACGTAACTTAAATTTCCAATATGAAGCTTATAACTACAATACCTGTCTTGTAGAAACTGATGATGAACCGCCTCATAGCTTAAATGAAGAAGCTCTTGAAATTTCAATTACAATAGCTGCTTTAATGAACATGCACATTGTAGATGAATTCCATACAATGAGAAAACAGGTTATTGATGGAAGTAACACTGGAGGATTTCAAAGAACAGGTTTAGTAGCTACTGACGGATATCTTGACACACCTTATGGTAGAGTAGCTATTGAAAGCCTTGGTCTTGAAGAGGATGCTGCTAGAAGAATTGAAACAACCGATAATTATACTGAATTTAGATTAGATAGATTAGGTATTCCTCTTGCAGAAATTACAACAGATCCCTCTATGCATCATCCAGAACAAGTACGTGAAGTTGCATATATGATTGGTCAGGTATTAAGAAGTACTAATGTAAAAAGAGGTCTTGGAACTATCCGTCAGGATTTAAATATTTCCATTAGCGAGGGAGCACGTGTTGAAATAAAAGGTGTGCAAAATCTTGATTTAATGAGCACAATTGTTGAAAATGAAGTTACAAGACAACTTAACTTAATTGATATTAAAAAAGAGTTAAATGAAAGAAATGCAGAAGTTCTTGAGGAAATTCATGATTTAGATGAGTTATTTGAAAATACTGAATCTAAAATATTAAAATCTGCAGAATCAATTAAAGCAGTGGTTCTTAAAGGATTTAATGGACTCATTGGTCGTGAAGTACAGCCAGGAAGAAGATTCGGTACTGAAATTGCAAGTTATGCTAAGAAACGTGGAGTTTCAGGAATATTCCATAGTGATGAATTACCTGCTTATGGAATTACCCAAGAAGAAGTTGATAAAGTTGCTGAATTCTTAGATATTGGTCCTGAAGATGCATTTATCATTGTAGCTCATGATGAAGACATAGCTATTTCTGCTCTTGAAGAAGTAAAAAGAAGAGCTAACCTTGGATTTGAAGGTGTTCTTGAAGAAACACGTAAATCATTAGATGATGGAAATACTGAATATATGAGGCCACTTCCTACTGCTAATAGGATGTACCTTGAAACTGATATTCCTTTATTTAAAATTACTGATGAACTTGTTGAACCAATTAAAAACAACCTTCCGGAACTCCCTGATGTTAAAAAAGAAAGAATCATTAAAGAATATAATCTTAGTGAAGACTTAGCTAATCAACTTGTAAAAAGATTAGAAGCTGATGTCTTTGAAAATATATTAAGTGATGTTGATGTTAATCCTACACCTGTTGCATCTCTTCTTGCATACGACCTAAGGGAAATCAAAAGAGAAGGATATGACATCACTATTTTAACTACCCAACACTTTAAAGATCTTTTCCAATTATTAGCTGATGGAAAAATAGCTAAAGATAGTGTTACAAAATTAGCAACAGCTATTATTGAATCTCCAGAAGAAGAAGTTATAAAAATAGCTGAAAATAACAATTTAACACTTCTTAGTGAAGGTGAAGTCTGTGAAATTATAGCTAACATTGTAGCGAAAAATGAAAACATGGTAAAAGAGCGTCAAATGGGAGCTATGGGTCCTTTAATGGGTATGAGTATGAAAGAACTTAAAGGAAAAGCAGATGGAAGCCTTGTAAATAAAATTGTTAAAGAAGAAATACAAAAATTATTATAACTATTTCTTCTACTTTTTTTCTTTTTTCATTACATTTAAATATTAAAATCAAATATAAGTTAAAATATTATAAGGAGAGATATTTAAATGGAAAAATATGACATAATCATTGTAGGTGCAGGGCCTGGAGGATTAACTGCTGGAATATATGCCGGTCGTCAAGGAACAAAAACACTAATTTTAGATAAGAATTTAGCTGGTGGAATAGGTCGTGAAGTACCAGAAATGGAGAATTATCCTGGTTTTGATCTAGTTTCTGGTCTTGAACTAGCTGAAAAAATGAAAAATCAATGTGTGAAAAATGTAGAGCTTCATGAAAATGAAGGAGTTAACACAATAGAAAAGATAGAAGATAATGATTATAATTTTAAAGTAGAAAGTGACGAACATAGCTATTTAACAAAAACCGTAATAATAGCTACTGGCAGTTCTCATCAGCAATTAAATATTCCTGGAGAAGAAGAATTTAAAGGAAGAGGTGTTAGCTATTGTGCTACCTGTGATGGAATGTTTTTTGCAGGAAAAGACATTGCAATGGTAGGTGGAGGAAATAGTGCACTTCAGGAAGCTGTTTTTCTCTCAAATCTAGGTTGTAATGTAACTGTTATTCACAGAAGAGAAGAATTCAGAGCAGAGCAATACTTACAGGATAAACTTAAAGAAAAAGGAATAAAAACCATTATGAATGCAACTGTTGAAGAGATAAAAGGAGATATGCTTGTCAACTCCATAACCATTAAAGATAAAGAAAGTGGAGAGTTAAAAGACCTTGAAGTTAATGGTGTGTTCATAAGTGTTGGATATAAACCTCATACAAAACTAGCTGAAGAATTAGGTGTTGATTTAGATAAAAATAATCAGATTATAACTGATAAAAATCAAAAAACAAATATTAATTATGTTTATTCAGCAGGAGATGTTTGTGGAGGGGTTAAACAATGGGTTGTTGCATGTGGTGAAGGTGCAATAGCTGCAACTTCTGCATATAAAGATATTGAAAATAGCTAGTGACTATGTTATTTTCTATTAAATTCTCCTTTATTTTGATAAAAAGAACATACTCTCTTTTATTTATTAAAATTTTTTTATTGATCAATACCACTTATTTTTACAAGTTTTTAAAAAAAAAAACTATTAAAATAATTTTTAGAATTAATGAATAACATCCCTATTAAGTTAAAAAAAAAAGTTTATAATATTATAATAACAAGATACACATATAAAAATTTATATGTAAAAAATGGAGGGTACTATGAAACAAAAACATATAATTTTAATCTGTTTAGCAATTATAGTTGTTGTTGCAGCTTGTGTTGCATTATATCTAAACTCACAAGTAACTACCCAGTTAACTCCATCTAATTCGAACATTACAAATGGAGATAATTTTACGGTTACTTTAACAAGTGAAAATGGAGAAGCGTTAGCAAATCAAACAGTAACCTTAACTATAATAAACCAATTGAATGAAACAAACAATTATACACTTGTTACTGATAGTTCTGGGGCAGTTACACTGATTATTAATATGAGTAGTGGAAATTATACAATCAACGGTGTATTCAATGGAAATGGACATTATAAAGGATCAAACTTCACACAAAGTTTAATTGTAACAGAACCTCTTGAAAGTAATTCTCAGTCTAGTTCAGCAAGTGGAACAATGTCAAGTTTTGAAAAAACATTAGAAGCATTTGAAAATTCACCTAATCCAGATTTTGAAACTGGCATAATAACAAAGCCTGATGGTTCAAAATGGGTTGTTACTGGAGATCGTGAAGCACCTTACGGTTCAGCAGAAGGAGAAGACATATTAAATAGTGCTATGGGATACTAAAATTAAAAAAATCAAGCAAAACTTTAAAAAATATTTTTATTTTTTTATTATTTTATCTATTTAAAAAAAAACAAGAAAAAACTTACTTTGGATGTAATTATCTTCTTCAATTAATAAAAAATAAAAAAAAGAAAGTCATGTAAGACTTTCAAAACCTTTTGTAGCTAATAACCTTATAAATGAATCTTCAGGTTCCATTACAATATTTCCTTCAGAATATTGTTCAATAGCTACTTCAGTCATTGTAGCTTTTTTACCTGGATCTTCAGCAGCTTCAGCAAGTGCTTTAGCCAATACTAATACTGCATCTCCCCTTGACATATTACCTGTAATTCCAGTATCCCTACCAGCATATCCTGCATAGTTATCATTTTGCCTTACAATATCAACTGAACTGAGGTTGGTTACAACACCATTAACTTCAAGTGGTCTTATTGAATCTATAATAGCATCTAATCCTTCATCATAAACAATTACTACAGCATCAGCATGCATTCCAGTATTATATTCTACAATTTCTTTTGCATTTTCTATACCTTCTTCTGGTCCATTCCATAATGAATCATGAAGGAACATTGGTCCTGAAAGACCACCTGGAGCAGTTTTATTAGGATGTGTCATTCCTCCAGGATAAATAGGAGTATAATTAGCTAAAGTTCCATTGTCAAGTTCAACCATGAAAGCCATGTCCAAACCTCCACCAGTCTGTTCATTTTTATCAACAGCTAGAACTAATATGCTTTTATCTCCTAAAGTTAAAGTAGGACTATCACTTAAGAAGATACTTCCTATAAAAACCCCCAATCCAATAATAATTAACATAATAATTATTATAATAATCTTATTTCTTCGTTTCATAGTTACCTCACATTAATGTTTATACTGTGTAATAAAAAGTATCTTAATAGTTAATTATTTAGTAAGTTATAGTATTAAATTTTAACCTAAAATCATTATTACCCTTTTAATTAAATACAATACTTCATTATTATATTAATATAAATGTCTATCAATATTTTAAATGTTAAAAATGTTGTTTGAATAGAATAAAAAAACAATAATACTCTAAAAAATAATTAGATAAAATATTTATATACTACCATTTATACAAAATAAATGGAGGAATAAATTATGGAAATTAGTGCAAGAAACGGATTAAAAGGAAAAGTAGAAAGTGTAAAATTAGGTGAAGTAGTAGCTAGTGTTAAAATTAAAGTAGATGAACCGGGTATGATTACTGCTGTTATTACAAGAGAATCTGTTGAAGAATTAGGAATTAGCGAAGGAGATGATGTAAAAGCTATAATCAAAGCTACTGAAATTATGGTAGCTAAATAGATTATATCTTCTTTTTCTATTTTTATTTTTTTAAATAATTATTTTATAACCTTTTTTTCTATTATCTCTTCTTCTAGAATCAAAAGAAACTAAATCATAAACTAGTGGATTTTGAATTAGAATTTCCCATACTTTGTAAGTGACTTTGATAAAATCATCATTTAATCGAATGTTATCTTTCATTATAGGGCATTCATAAGGTATTTCATTTTCATCTAAAATTAAGTGTAGTTTCCTATCTTTTGAGATATGTGCTATTAATGGAAAAGTTCTGCATTGTATTGGTCTTATTGAACGATCACACTTTGGAGGATTAATACATTCCACCATAAAAACATCTTCTTTCCATGAAGGTGGGAAATCAACTTCTTTCGAATTAACTGCATATAAATTAAAGTTATCACTGTCCTCATACATTAACTCTTCACCAGGTAAAAGGAATAAACCTACTGCTTCATGTTCTTCACTTTCATCATAAACACAACATATTTCACCACATAATTTTCCACAATCATAATCTAATGGTGAGACTTCCTCAAGCAAATCATATATTTTTTGAATACTTTTTTTCATTTCATCAGCTGTAATTTCCATTTTATCCCTCATTTATCTGATGATTACTTATTAATCCCAAAGAATTTCACCAATAAAATCCATAATAACACCACATTTTGGACACTTGAATACATCATCTTTTTTTAAATGAAGTTCTCTGCCACATTCTTCACATGAATACCTTGGAACGAAAAGTTCACCCTCTTTAGAGCGAATTCTAAAGAAATTAAGAGGATAATATTTTTCACAATCACTACATTCATATAATTCTCCAGATAAAACATGCTCAAACAGATATTCTGGATTTTCATATTTATCCTCATCATTTTCATGAATAAATGATTCAGAAGAAAGAATTTTATCAAGCTCTTCCCTATTAATTAGATTATCTAACTCAGATAATATTTCACAGGTTTTCTTAAAATCAGGAAACAACCTTCCAAAACCTAAAAAATAGGAAACACTATGTCCACAATTAGGACATACATACTCCATTCCATAACCCATAATCTCACTCCCAAACAAACTCTTTAACAAAATTTAAAAAGAGCTATTTCACATTTATTTATCTTTTTAAGAGAAATAATTTAAATTTTACTAACCCTTTTTAACTACACAACAACATTTTAAAAAACTATTTATAGTGCTATTAACTAATTAATGTTTATAATATTAATTTAAAAAAAAGTAATACTATTATCTTAATATATTTTATAAAAGTATTACAAAGGATAATTAATATTTGAAAATGAATTAAAATGTGAAGGCTTATGGACAAAAAGAAGTTGACTATAATTGCAGTAGTCATAGTAATTATAATTATTGCATTAGGTATTGGACTCAGCATGAATACAACTAAAGATACAAATCCACAACATATTGTAATTGCTGATTCAAATAATCATGGAGAACCTGATAATGGTTTTGATGCTCTAACTGGATGGGGATCAGGCCATTCAAATCACAATACTTTAATT
This window of the Methanobrevibacter woesei genome carries:
- the gatE gene encoding Glu-tRNA(Gln) amidotransferase subunit GatE, whose amino-acid sequence is MDWEKLGLKMGLEIHQQLNTQHKLFCPCKTELIDDEHNELIRRNLRPTQSELGEIDRAALQESLRNLNFQYEAYNYNTCLVETDDEPPHSLNEEALEISITIAALMNMHIVDEFHTMRKQVIDGSNTGGFQRTGLVATDGYLDTPYGRVAIESLGLEEDAARRIETTDNYTEFRLDRLGIPLAEITTDPSMHHPEQVREVAYMIGQVLRSTNVKRGLGTIRQDLNISISEGARVEIKGVQNLDLMSTIVENEVTRQLNLIDIKKELNERNAEVLEEIHDLDELFENTESKILKSAESIKAVVLKGFNGLIGREVQPGRRFGTEIASYAKKRGVSGIFHSDELPAYGITQEEVDKVAEFLDIGPEDAFIIVAHDEDIAISALEEVKRRANLGFEGVLEETRKSLDDGNTEYMRPLPTANRMYLETDIPLFKITDELVEPIKNNLPELPDVKKERIIKEYNLSEDLANQLVKRLEADVFENILSDVDVNPTPVASLLAYDLREIKREGYDITILTTQHFKDLFQLLADGKIAKDSVTKLATAIIESPEEEVIKIAENNNLTLLSEGEVCEIIANIVAKNENMVKERQMGAMGPLMGMSMKELKGKADGSLVNKIVKEEIQKLL
- the trxB gene encoding thioredoxin-disulfide reductase, producing the protein MEKYDIIIVGAGPGGLTAGIYAGRQGTKTLILDKNLAGGIGREVPEMENYPGFDLVSGLELAEKMKNQCVKNVELHENEGVNTIEKIEDNDYNFKVESDEHSYLTKTVIIATGSSHQQLNIPGEEEFKGRGVSYCATCDGMFFAGKDIAMVGGGNSALQEAVFLSNLGCNVTVIHRREEFRAEQYLQDKLKEKGIKTIMNATVEEIKGDMLVNSITIKDKESGELKDLEVNGVFISVGYKPHTKLAEELGVDLDKNNQIITDKNQKTNINYVYSAGDVCGGVKQWVVACGEGAIAATSAYKDIENS
- a CDS encoding Ig-like domain repeat protein, whose product is MKQKHIILICLAIIVVVAACVALYLNSQVTTQLTPSNSNITNGDNFTVTLTSENGEALANQTVTLTIINQLNETNNYTLVTDSSGAVTLIINMSSGNYTINGVFNGNGHYKGSNFTQSLIVTEPLESNSQSSSASGTMSSFEKTLEAFENSPNPDFETGIITKPDGSKWVVTGDREAPYGSAEGEDILNSAMGY
- a CDS encoding DUF4012 domain-containing protein, encoding MKRRNKIIIIIIMLIIIGLGVFIGSIFLSDSPTLTLGDKSILVLAVDKNEQTGGGLDMAFMVELDNGTLANYTPIYPGGMTHPNKTAPGGLSGPMFLHDSLWNGPEEGIENAKEIVEYNTGMHADAVVIVYDEGLDAIIDSIRPLEVNGVVTNLSSVDIVRQNDNYAGYAGRDTGITGNMSRGDAVLVLAKALAEAAEDPGKKATMTEVAIEQYSEGNIVMEPEDSFIRLLATKGFESLT
- a CDS encoding TOBE domain-containing protein, translated to MEISARNGLKGKVESVKLGEVVASVKIKVDEPGMITAVITRESVEELGISEGDDVKAIIKATEIMVAK
- a CDS encoding Rpo12/RPC10 RNA polymerase subunit family protein yields the protein MGYGMEYVCPNCGHSVSYFLGFGRLFPDFKKTCEILSELDNLINREELDKILSSESFIHENDEDKYENPEYLFEHVLSGELYECSDCEKYYPLNFFRIRSKEGELFVPRYSCEECGRELHLKKDDVFKCPKCGVIMDFIGEILWD